A part of Aricia agestis chromosome 13, ilAriAges1.1, whole genome shotgun sequence genomic DNA contains:
- the LOC121732849 gene encoding RING finger protein nhl-1 isoform X2 gives MEQFESLLTCCVCLDRYRNPKLLPCQHSFCMEPCMDGLVDYVRRQVKCPECRAEHRIPYQGVQGFPTNVTLQRFLELHAQIAGELPDPTAGQVMERCNVCSEKAYCAPCAHCDKKVCEDCKSAHMEVLRREIARINNQIRRGVNRLQDILGVVERNTANLQTNCGAVAGEIDEIHKRLSKALKDRTDFLRNEVDRYLATELRNLTHLKDNLELELSNIQSNCDLADKYMNDDVEWEDTELVDTKEIFLKTVEFLRNFDYEAGDYNRRIRFIMTHDPNQLVMHVATYGELNIAHPNVYTGSLQPSTGLTRSKSDHRLATQFRQQEEAKGYTENDEPILGGRKFGERRPPPPEKHTRDYGVTDDYSGYESEHHRPSRRFRSRFVKSHQQDDSDTEQSTRAVKAEQKEKEKEKVADTEDATRGPLSGIFRLSDCPRVMQRILDVDSGKKKEKKEPPPPPKPVQPAPQPQRRAPPARQQSEDDEITRLKRQNKGAASSAQEPDRAPQRAAEEERPSVTRKPPTPAREASSDGESDDESVASLQRNQRKNTAPAPKPTVNRRPSASDTSSIHRPAARAASTESSASTESSGSAVKHTGSERPTPVTTNGTVGGAQRVQSRFVGSQRPTPAPAPAEPAHDDSDTSSEEETDSSEESEDEPTQRKTESQAMARSDIGPLLARSNNARNDAHDSKNKDTSNTPKTRTRQQSQTEEEPSSRYGASGGSAYNNRYGSKPKEVETQSSLDDDSKYPTARSRYLAMKERRNRLARSKSSHTGFGAGDDDDLDDPVSPTTASPSAYLAARYGSGTGGSELSRSRSSHALKSRESSPERPVSGEKDGAALSSWARYLKNKYGSRGKERDSGGTTSSTSRRLSLGLPLRSANELASSDDDSKNAAGSPISPTAATAAVAGFAAAGSSPRSQYLQKRRLQFSVGSRGSEPGYFTWPRGIAVGPDNTMVVADSSNHRVQVFDSNGIFVKEFGQYGSGEGEFDCLAGVAVNRIGQYIIADRYNHRIQVFDPAGRFLRSFGSQGTGDGKFNYPWGITTDALGFIYVCDKENHRVQVFQSDGTFVGKFGSFGSKLGQLEHPHYIAVSSTNRVIVSDSNNHRVQVFDVNGRVLSSFGEEGSEDGQFKFPRGVAVDDQGYIVVADSGNNRIQIFHPDGSFLRAFGSWGSGDGEFKGLEGIAVMSGGNIIVCDRENHRVQVF, from the exons atggaGCAGTTTGAATCGCTGCTAACATGCTGTGTCTGTCTGGACCGGTACAGGAATCCAAAACTGCTACCATGCCAGCACAGCTTCTGCATGGAACCATGCATGGACGGACTTGTCGACTACGTTAGACGACAA GTCAAATGTCCAGAATGTCGTGCAGAACATCGAATACCCTACCAGGGTGTTCAAGGGTTTCCTACAAATGTTACCCTTCAACGTTTCCTGGAGCTCCACGCCCAAATCGCCGGGGAACTACCAGACCCTACGGCAGGGCAGGTTATGGAAAGATGTAATGTTTGCTCAGAAAAGGCATACTGTGCCCCTTGCGCTCATTGTGATAAAAAAGTATGTGAAGACTGCAAATCTGCACATATGGAAGTATTGCGAAGGGAAATAGCTAGGATTAACAATCAAATTCGTCGTGGTGTCAATAGACTTCAAGATATATTAGGTGTAGTTGAACGAAATACAGCAAACTTACAAACCAATTGCGGAGCAGTTGCTGGGGAAATTGATGAAATACACAAACGGCTATCTAAAGCTTTAAAGGATAGAACTGATTTTCTAAGAAATGAAGTTGATAGGTACTTAGCTACGGAACTTAGAAACTTAACACATCTTAAAGATAATTTAGAATTAGAATTAAGTAATATACAGAGTAATTGCGACCTCGCAGATAAATACATGAATGATGATGTTGAATGGGAAGATACTGAGCTAGTTGATACCAAAGAAATTTTCTTAAAAACAGTAGAATTTCTCAGAAACTTCGATTATGAAGCCGGAGATTATAACCGCAGAATACGGTTTATCATGACACATGATCCTAATCAACTTGTAATGCATGTGGCTACATACGGAGAACTTAATATTGCTCATCCTAATGTATATACTGGAAGTCTCCAGCCATCTACAGGGTTAACAAGATCTAAAAGCGACCACCGCTTAGCTACGCAATTCCGTCAACAAGAAGAAGCTAAAGGGTACACTGAAAACGATGAACCAATTTTGGGGGGTCGAAAATTCGGTGAGCGACGACCACCGCCACCAGAAAAACATACGAGAGACTACGGAGTTACGGATGACTATAGTGGTTATGAATCAGAACATCATAGGCCATCCCGAAGATTCCGTTCTCGCTTTGTTAAAAGTCATCAACAAGATGACTCAGACACAGAGCAGTCTACACGTGCAGTGAAAGCagaacaaaaagaaaaagagaAGGAAAAAGTTGCTGACACTGAAGATGCAACGCGAGGGCCTCTAAGTGGAATTTTCAGGTTGAGTGACTGTCCTCGAGTCATGCAGAGGATATTAGATGTGGACAGTGgtaaaaaaaaggaaaagaaagaACCTCCACCACCTCCAAAACCTGTTCAACCCGCACCTCAGCCTCAGCGCCGAGCACCTCCAGCAAGACAACAAAGTGAAGACGACGAAATTACGAGGTTAAAAAGGCAAAATAAAGGCGCCGCTTCTTCCGCTCAAGAACCTGACCGTGCTCCTCAACGTGCCGCAGAAGAAGAAAGACCTTCTGTGACCCGTAAACCACCTACACCTGCTCGTGAG GCATCCAGCGATGGTGAATCCGATGATGAGTCTGTTGCGTCTTTGCAACGCAACCAACGCAAAAATACGGCACCAGCACCAAAGCCAACTGTAAATAGACGACCATCCGCCTCGGACACTTCTAGCATTCATCGCCCGGCGGCCCGTGCTGCGAGCACTGAATCTAGTGCTTCAACAGAAAGTTCCGGCTCGGCGGTGAAACATACAG GCAGTGAAAGACCTACCCCGGTGACGACGAATGGAACAGTCGGCGGCGCACAAAGGGTTCAAAGTCGGTTTGTTGGATCACAGCGGCCGACACCCGCACCGGCGCCCGCCGAGCCGGCCCACGACGACTCCGATACGAGCTCTGAAGAGGAGACTGACTCCTCCGAGGAGAGCGAAGATGAGCCAACACAGAGGAAGACCGAGAGTCAGGCGATGGCCCGAAGTGATATTGGACCACTATTAGCGCGCAGTAACAACGCACGGAATGATGCTCACGACTCCAAAAACAAAGACACATCAAATACACCTAAAACACGAACTCGTCAACAGTCTCAAACCGAAGAAGAGCCATCGTCACGCTATGGCGCTTCTGGGGGCAGCGCGTACAACAATCGTTACGGTAGCAAGCCAAAGGAAGTAGAAACTCAATCCTCGTTAGATGACGATTCAAAGTATCCAACAGCGCGGTCTAGGTACTTGGCCATGAAAGAACGTCGTAATCGCCTTGCACGAAGCAAAAGTAGCCACACGGGCTTCGGTGCTGGCGACGATGACGACTTAGATGATCCCGTATCTCCAACGACGGCGTCACCATCCGCATACCTAGCGGCTCGATACGGCTCCGGCACAGGAGGTTCGGAGTTGTCTCGTAGCCGATCTTCTCACGCACTTAAATCAAGAGAAAGCTCGCCCGAACGTCCAGTGTCTGGAGAGAAGGACGGAGCTGCATTGAGTTCGTGGGCCAGATACTTGAAAAACAAGTACGGCTCCCGTGGAAAAGAGCGTGATTCTGGTGGTACAACTTCGAGTACATCGCGTCGCCTGTCTCTCGGGCTACCTTTGCGCTCAGCTAATGAGCTTGCCAGTTCTGATGACGATTCAAAAAACGCGGCAGGCTCCCCCATCTCCCCTACGGCGGCTACAGCAGCGGTAGCAG GTTTCGCAGCAGCAGGTTCCTCCCCTAGGAGCCAGTATCTGCAGAAACGCCGATTACAATTCAGCGTGGGGAGTCGGGGGAGCGAACCCGGTTATTTTACATGGCCTCGTGGCATCGCTGTAGGACCTGACAACACAATGGTCGTGGCCGATTCGTCTAATCATCGAGTCCAG GTGTTCGACTCAAACGGTATCTTCGTGAAGGAGTTCGGACAGTACGGCAGCGGGGAGGGAGAATTCGACTGCCTCGCCGGCGTCGCCGTCAACCGAATTGGACAGTACATCATCGCCGATCGATACAACCATCGCATACAG GTGTTCGACCCGGCCGGTCGCTTCCTGCGCTCATTCGGCAGTCAGGGCACCGGCGACGGCAAGTTCAACTACCCCTGGGGCATCACCACTGACGCCCTCGGCTTTATCTACGTCTGCGACAAGGAGAACCATAGAGTACAG GTGTTCCAATCAGACGGCACGTTCGTGGGCAAGTTCGGCTCGTTCGGCTCGAAGCTTGGGCAGCTGGAGCACCCCCACTACATCGCCGTGTCCAGCACCAACCGCGTCATCGTCTCCGACTCCAACAACCACAGGGTCCAGGTGTTCGATGTTAATGGGCGAGTGCTGTCCAGCTTCGGAGAGGAGGGCTCGGAGGATGGACAGTTTAAGTTCCCGAG
- the LOC121732849 gene encoding RING finger protein nhl-1 isoform X1 produces MEQFESLLTCCVCLDRYRNPKLLPCQHSFCMEPCMDGLVDYVRRQVKCPECRAEHRIPYQGVQGFPTNVTLQRFLELHAQIAGELPDPTAGQVMERCNVCSEKAYCAPCAHCDKKVCEDCKSAHMEVLRREIARINNQIRRGVNRLQDILGVVERNTANLQTNCGAVAGEIDEIHKRLSKALKDRTDFLRNEVDRYLATELRNLTHLKDNLELELSNIQSNCDLADKYMNDDVEWEDTELVDTKEIFLKTVEFLRNFDYEAGDYNRRIRFIMTHDPNQLVMHVATYGELNIAHPNVYTGSLQPSTGLTRSKSDHRLATQFRQQEEAKGYTENDEPILGGRKFGERRPPPPEKHTRDYGVTDDYSGYESEHHRPSRRFRSRFVKSHQQDDSDTEQSTRAVKAEQKEKEKEKVADTEDATRGPLSGIFRLSDCPRVMQRILDVDSGKKKEKKEPPPPPKPVQPAPQPQRRAPPARQQSEDDEITRLKRQNKGAASSAQEPDRAPQRAAEEERPSVTRKPPTPAREASSDGESDDESVASLQRNQRKNTAPAPKPTVNRRPSASDTSSIHRPAARAASTESSASTESSGSAVKHTGAILTIAELKAKYSVDGLPPKPTPRFLSAGSERPTPVTTNGTVGGAQRVQSRFVGSQRPTPAPAPAEPAHDDSDTSSEEETDSSEESEDEPTQRKTESQAMARSDIGPLLARSNNARNDAHDSKNKDTSNTPKTRTRQQSQTEEEPSSRYGASGGSAYNNRYGSKPKEVETQSSLDDDSKYPTARSRYLAMKERRNRLARSKSSHTGFGAGDDDDLDDPVSPTTASPSAYLAARYGSGTGGSELSRSRSSHALKSRESSPERPVSGEKDGAALSSWARYLKNKYGSRGKERDSGGTTSSTSRRLSLGLPLRSANELASSDDDSKNAAGSPISPTAATAAVAGFAAAGSSPRSQYLQKRRLQFSVGSRGSEPGYFTWPRGIAVGPDNTMVVADSSNHRVQVFDSNGIFVKEFGQYGSGEGEFDCLAGVAVNRIGQYIIADRYNHRIQVFDPAGRFLRSFGSQGTGDGKFNYPWGITTDALGFIYVCDKENHRVQVFQSDGTFVGKFGSFGSKLGQLEHPHYIAVSSTNRVIVSDSNNHRVQVFDVNGRVLSSFGEEGSEDGQFKFPRGVAVDDQGYIVVADSGNNRIQIFHPDGSFLRAFGSWGSGDGEFKGLEGIAVMSGGNIIVCDRENHRVQVF; encoded by the exons atggaGCAGTTTGAATCGCTGCTAACATGCTGTGTCTGTCTGGACCGGTACAGGAATCCAAAACTGCTACCATGCCAGCACAGCTTCTGCATGGAACCATGCATGGACGGACTTGTCGACTACGTTAGACGACAA GTCAAATGTCCAGAATGTCGTGCAGAACATCGAATACCCTACCAGGGTGTTCAAGGGTTTCCTACAAATGTTACCCTTCAACGTTTCCTGGAGCTCCACGCCCAAATCGCCGGGGAACTACCAGACCCTACGGCAGGGCAGGTTATGGAAAGATGTAATGTTTGCTCAGAAAAGGCATACTGTGCCCCTTGCGCTCATTGTGATAAAAAAGTATGTGAAGACTGCAAATCTGCACATATGGAAGTATTGCGAAGGGAAATAGCTAGGATTAACAATCAAATTCGTCGTGGTGTCAATAGACTTCAAGATATATTAGGTGTAGTTGAACGAAATACAGCAAACTTACAAACCAATTGCGGAGCAGTTGCTGGGGAAATTGATGAAATACACAAACGGCTATCTAAAGCTTTAAAGGATAGAACTGATTTTCTAAGAAATGAAGTTGATAGGTACTTAGCTACGGAACTTAGAAACTTAACACATCTTAAAGATAATTTAGAATTAGAATTAAGTAATATACAGAGTAATTGCGACCTCGCAGATAAATACATGAATGATGATGTTGAATGGGAAGATACTGAGCTAGTTGATACCAAAGAAATTTTCTTAAAAACAGTAGAATTTCTCAGAAACTTCGATTATGAAGCCGGAGATTATAACCGCAGAATACGGTTTATCATGACACATGATCCTAATCAACTTGTAATGCATGTGGCTACATACGGAGAACTTAATATTGCTCATCCTAATGTATATACTGGAAGTCTCCAGCCATCTACAGGGTTAACAAGATCTAAAAGCGACCACCGCTTAGCTACGCAATTCCGTCAACAAGAAGAAGCTAAAGGGTACACTGAAAACGATGAACCAATTTTGGGGGGTCGAAAATTCGGTGAGCGACGACCACCGCCACCAGAAAAACATACGAGAGACTACGGAGTTACGGATGACTATAGTGGTTATGAATCAGAACATCATAGGCCATCCCGAAGATTCCGTTCTCGCTTTGTTAAAAGTCATCAACAAGATGACTCAGACACAGAGCAGTCTACACGTGCAGTGAAAGCagaacaaaaagaaaaagagaAGGAAAAAGTTGCTGACACTGAAGATGCAACGCGAGGGCCTCTAAGTGGAATTTTCAGGTTGAGTGACTGTCCTCGAGTCATGCAGAGGATATTAGATGTGGACAGTGgtaaaaaaaaggaaaagaaagaACCTCCACCACCTCCAAAACCTGTTCAACCCGCACCTCAGCCTCAGCGCCGAGCACCTCCAGCAAGACAACAAAGTGAAGACGACGAAATTACGAGGTTAAAAAGGCAAAATAAAGGCGCCGCTTCTTCCGCTCAAGAACCTGACCGTGCTCCTCAACGTGCCGCAGAAGAAGAAAGACCTTCTGTGACCCGTAAACCACCTACACCTGCTCGTGAG GCATCCAGCGATGGTGAATCCGATGATGAGTCTGTTGCGTCTTTGCAACGCAACCAACGCAAAAATACGGCACCAGCACCAAAGCCAACTGTAAATAGACGACCATCCGCCTCGGACACTTCTAGCATTCATCGCCCGGCGGCCCGTGCTGCGAGCACTGAATCTAGTGCTTCAACAGAAAGTTCCGGCTCGGCGGTGAAACATACAGGTGCAATACTTACTATTGCAGAATTGAAAGCGAAATACAGTGTAGATGGACTTCCACCAAAACCGACTCCTCGTTTTTTGTCCGCAGGCAGTGAAAGACCTACCCCGGTGACGACGAATGGAACAGTCGGCGGCGCACAAAGGGTTCAAAGTCGGTTTGTTGGATCACAGCGGCCGACACCCGCACCGGCGCCCGCCGAGCCGGCCCACGACGACTCCGATACGAGCTCTGAAGAGGAGACTGACTCCTCCGAGGAGAGCGAAGATGAGCCAACACAGAGGAAGACCGAGAGTCAGGCGATGGCCCGAAGTGATATTGGACCACTATTAGCGCGCAGTAACAACGCACGGAATGATGCTCACGACTCCAAAAACAAAGACACATCAAATACACCTAAAACACGAACTCGTCAACAGTCTCAAACCGAAGAAGAGCCATCGTCACGCTATGGCGCTTCTGGGGGCAGCGCGTACAACAATCGTTACGGTAGCAAGCCAAAGGAAGTAGAAACTCAATCCTCGTTAGATGACGATTCAAAGTATCCAACAGCGCGGTCTAGGTACTTGGCCATGAAAGAACGTCGTAATCGCCTTGCACGAAGCAAAAGTAGCCACACGGGCTTCGGTGCTGGCGACGATGACGACTTAGATGATCCCGTATCTCCAACGACGGCGTCACCATCCGCATACCTAGCGGCTCGATACGGCTCCGGCACAGGAGGTTCGGAGTTGTCTCGTAGCCGATCTTCTCACGCACTTAAATCAAGAGAAAGCTCGCCCGAACGTCCAGTGTCTGGAGAGAAGGACGGAGCTGCATTGAGTTCGTGGGCCAGATACTTGAAAAACAAGTACGGCTCCCGTGGAAAAGAGCGTGATTCTGGTGGTACAACTTCGAGTACATCGCGTCGCCTGTCTCTCGGGCTACCTTTGCGCTCAGCTAATGAGCTTGCCAGTTCTGATGACGATTCAAAAAACGCGGCAGGCTCCCCCATCTCCCCTACGGCGGCTACAGCAGCGGTAGCAG GTTTCGCAGCAGCAGGTTCCTCCCCTAGGAGCCAGTATCTGCAGAAACGCCGATTACAATTCAGCGTGGGGAGTCGGGGGAGCGAACCCGGTTATTTTACATGGCCTCGTGGCATCGCTGTAGGACCTGACAACACAATGGTCGTGGCCGATTCGTCTAATCATCGAGTCCAG GTGTTCGACTCAAACGGTATCTTCGTGAAGGAGTTCGGACAGTACGGCAGCGGGGAGGGAGAATTCGACTGCCTCGCCGGCGTCGCCGTCAACCGAATTGGACAGTACATCATCGCCGATCGATACAACCATCGCATACAG GTGTTCGACCCGGCCGGTCGCTTCCTGCGCTCATTCGGCAGTCAGGGCACCGGCGACGGCAAGTTCAACTACCCCTGGGGCATCACCACTGACGCCCTCGGCTTTATCTACGTCTGCGACAAGGAGAACCATAGAGTACAG GTGTTCCAATCAGACGGCACGTTCGTGGGCAAGTTCGGCTCGTTCGGCTCGAAGCTTGGGCAGCTGGAGCACCCCCACTACATCGCCGTGTCCAGCACCAACCGCGTCATCGTCTCCGACTCCAACAACCACAGGGTCCAGGTGTTCGATGTTAATGGGCGAGTGCTGTCCAGCTTCGGAGAGGAGGGCTCGGAGGATGGACAGTTTAAGTTCCCGAG